A single window of Psychrobacter raelei DNA harbors:
- the prfB gene encoding peptide chain release factor 2 (programmed frameshift) translates to MEINQYQEQIKDLSERSQDMRRYLDFDGKSERLEEVNLEMASPELWNDPERATKISKEKSQLDAVITTITGLDTTLEDAAAMLELAVEADDEGLLEEVQNELNAAQALVEDLEFKRMFDGEMDANNCFVDIQSGSGGTEAQDWAEMLLRMYTRWCESHGFKVEIIEVSAGSVAGVKSASFKVSGDYAFGWLRTETGVHRLVRKSPFDSNNGRHTSFAAVFVSPEIDDDFEIDINPADLRIDTYRSSGAGGQHVNTTDSAVRITHVPTGTVVQCQNERSQHGNKATAMKMLRAKLYELEMQKRMEQQQAVEDNKSDVGWGSQIRSYVLDDSRIKDLRTGVETFNTGAVLDGDLDQFIEASLKAGL, encoded by the exons ATGGAAATTAACCAATATCAAGAACAAATCAAAGATTTAAGCGAGCGCTCACAGGACATGCGGAGGTATCTT GACTTCGATGGTAAGTCAGAGCGCCTAGAGGAGGTTAATCTTGAGATGGCGTCGCCAGAGCTTTGGAATGACCCAGAGCGCGCGACCAAAATCAGCAAAGAAAAAAGCCAGCTTGATGCAGTGATTACTACCATTACCGGTCTAGACACTACTCTTGAAGATGCCGCTGCCATGCTTGAGCTGGCGGTAGAGGCCGATGATGAAGGCTTGCTTGAAGAGGTGCAAAATGAGCTTAATGCTGCCCAAGCTTTGGTAGAGGACTTAGAGTTTAAGCGCATGTTCGATGGCGAGATGGATGCCAATAACTGCTTCGTTGATATTCAATCAGGCAGTGGGGGTACCGAGGCGCAAGACTGGGCAGAGATGCTGCTACGCATGTATACCCGTTGGTGTGAGTCACATGGGTTTAAGGTTGAGATTATTGAGGTGTCAGCGGGTAGTGTGGCTGGCGTGAAATCAGCCTCATTTAAAGTCAGCGGTGATTATGCCTTTGGCTGGCTGCGAACCGAGACAGGCGTACATCGCTTGGTGCGCAAATCACCCTTTGATAGCAATAATGGCCGTCATACCTCGTTTGCTGCGGTGTTTGTGTCGCCTGAGATTGATGATGATTTTGAGATTGATATTAATCCGGCTGATTTACGTATTGATACCTATCGCTCAAGTGGGGCAGGTGGTCAACACGTCAACACCACCGACTCTGCGGTGCGTATTACCCACGTACCGACGGGTACCGTGGTGCAGTGTCAAAATGAGCGCAGCCAACACGGCAACAAAGCCACGGCCATGAAGATGCTACGCGCTAAATTGTATGAGCTTGAGATGCAAAAGCGTATGGAGCAGCAGCAAGCCGTTGAAGATAATAAATCTGATGTGGGCTGGGGCAGTCAAATTCGCTCGTATGTGCTTGATGACTCTCGTATTAAAGATTTACGTACTGGTGTTGAGACCTTTAATACAGGTGCAGTACTAGATGGTGATTTGGATCAATTTATTGAGGCAAGTCTTAAAGCAGGATTATAA
- a CDS encoding DoxX family protein — protein MRVYFSPMSRFEPYVLAVLRIVTAYAYLLNGTTKLFGIPMSEHPMPEVFSFMWTGSVLEVVLGVMLLIGFQTRLAAFISSGMMAVAYFGFHAQVDNFWLPLNNEGEAAVLYCFIFLYLWVRGSGAWAVDKETYLPATHTDTRGH, from the coding sequence ATGAGAGTGTACTTTAGTCCTATGAGTCGTTTTGAGCCTTATGTATTAGCCGTCTTACGCATTGTCACCGCGTATGCTTATTTATTAAACGGCACAACTAAGCTATTTGGTATTCCCATGAGTGAACACCCCATGCCTGAGGTGTTCTCATTTATGTGGACAGGCAGTGTGCTCGAAGTGGTGTTGGGTGTGATGTTATTAATCGGTTTTCAGACCAGATTGGCGGCGTTTATCAGCTCGGGTATGATGGCTGTTGCTTATTTTGGCTTTCATGCCCAAGTAGATAACTTCTGGTTGCCGCTGAATAATGAAGGGGAAGCGGCCGTTTTATATTGCTTTATTTTCTTATATCTATGGGTGCGAGGCTCGGGTGCTTGGGCGGTGGATAAAGAGACTTATTTGCCAGCAACGCACACGGATACGCGCGGCCACTAA
- a CDS encoding HAD family hydrolase, whose product MTQILATDVTPTQPIFIPKIIFFDIDDTLSRNGSIAPHNKATLEDLAKTDIKLVIATGRSKSIIPKDIMALFESHIFDAIVCTNGQYSFDKHGIISHYPLTLEQASNIDQLCRQDHLIHKFDSATHLAWANDNENIRAFIANNPSSIIDPDYYKTHPVYQCSVFFESKKDKMQHVDFAEFGLKLVHWHKIGGDILPIEASKERGVRDVCHYFGIDVSDAMAIGDGFNDLEMFDVVGFGVAMGDAQPALKQRADWVTGTIEEYGIQAAVRHLLD is encoded by the coding sequence ATGACTCAGATTTTGGCAACCGACGTAACGCCCACTCAGCCTATATTTATCCCAAAGATTATATTCTTTGATATTGACGATACCTTAAGCCGCAATGGGAGCATCGCGCCGCACAACAAAGCCACTTTAGAAGATCTTGCCAAAACAGATATTAAGTTAGTCATCGCCACCGGCCGCTCAAAGTCCATCATTCCCAAAGATATTATGGCACTGTTTGAATCACATATTTTTGACGCCATTGTCTGTACCAATGGTCAATACAGCTTTGATAAGCACGGCATCATCAGTCATTATCCACTCACACTTGAGCAGGCCAGTAATATCGATCAATTGTGTCGCCAAGACCATCTTATTCACAAATTTGATTCAGCGACCCACTTGGCTTGGGCCAATGATAACGAGAATATACGGGCTTTTATTGCCAATAATCCCAGCTCAATCATTGACCCTGACTATTACAAAACGCATCCGGTCTATCAATGCTCGGTTTTTTTTGAAAGCAAAAAAGACAAAATGCAACACGTGGATTTCGCAGAGTTTGGATTAAAGCTGGTGCACTGGCATAAAATTGGCGGTGATATTTTGCCGATTGAAGCTTCAAAAGAGCGCGGGGTTCGGGACGTTTGCCATTACTTTGGTATTGATGTTAGTGACGCAATGGCCATTGGAGATGGCTTTAATGACTTAGAGATGTTCGATGTGGTAGGTTTTGGTGTGGCCATGGGAGATGCCCAGCCTGCACTTAAACAAAGGGCAGACTGGGTGACAGGCACCATTGAAGAGTATGGAATACAGGCAGCAGTACGCCACCTTTTAGACTAA
- a CDS encoding tetratricopeptide repeat protein yields MINTKIYRAIYNLAEDLLEADSKNDQARFDKLYAELKAICDDNENSDKDHPEQWETLADFTADLDQALVIYDKALTKATAINSKDHMSSIAFSMAELQLELGQTEAAIKSLKQAKITANKIEDKEFKQEIDTLLTKLLTH; encoded by the coding sequence ATGATTAATACAAAAATATATCGCGCAATTTATAATTTAGCTGAAGACTTATTAGAGGCCGATAGCAAAAACGATCAAGCCCGCTTTGATAAGCTGTATGCTGAGCTTAAAGCCATTTGTGACGACAATGAAAATAGCGATAAAGACCATCCGGAGCAGTGGGAAACGTTGGCGGACTTTACCGCCGATCTGGATCAGGCATTGGTCATCTATGACAAAGCCTTGACCAAAGCCACTGCCATTAATTCCAAAGATCATATGTCCTCCATCGCTTTTTCGATGGCAGAGCTGCAGTTAGAATTGGGTCAGACTGAGGCGGCCATTAAGAGTCTAAAGCAGGCCAAAATTACGGCCAATAAAATTGAAGACAAAGAATTTAAGCAAGAGATTGATACGCTGCTGACCAAGTTGTTAACTCATTAA
- the cobT gene encoding nicotinate-nucleotide--dimethylbenzimidazole phosphoribosyltransferase — protein sequence MDCLNFPAIANIDNPQLAADLQQLLDNKTKPLGALGRLETLALKIGLIQGTTQPKIVSPHIRVFAADHGLTKHGTSAFPSEVTAQMVLNFLKGGAAINVLARQHNIELKVVDAGVATNFAEYGVDHHPQLLDYKVRLGSRDALTEPAMNSEECIEALKAGMQVAKSLKGNLFIAGEMGIGNTSAASLLLAKLEDIPIAQCVGRGTGLDDAGLQHKVDVLSQVLQRYEHVTTPLEVLAAVGGLEIAMMAGAFIQAASDRRILLIDGFIASSALLVAERLVPGVAQFAIFAHQSVEPGHSRMLAALDAEPLLGFELRLGEGSGAALAYPLLQSACAIINEMASFSDAGISTQSEPGSQANIAAVVATSDGQ from the coding sequence TTGGACTGCTTAAACTTCCCCGCTATTGCTAATATCGATAATCCTCAATTGGCAGCTGATCTACAGCAGCTTCTGGATAACAAAACCAAGCCACTTGGTGCACTGGGCCGGCTAGAAACGCTAGCGCTAAAAATCGGGCTTATCCAAGGGACAACGCAGCCAAAGATTGTTAGCCCGCACATTCGAGTGTTCGCCGCTGATCATGGGTTAACCAAACATGGTACCTCGGCTTTCCCTAGTGAGGTAACGGCGCAAATGGTGCTCAACTTCTTAAAAGGGGGCGCGGCAATTAATGTGCTGGCTCGTCAGCATAATATTGAGCTCAAGGTGGTCGATGCGGGCGTGGCCACTAACTTTGCTGAATATGGGGTAGACCATCATCCGCAGCTTTTGGATTACAAAGTGCGCCTGGGGAGCCGTGATGCGCTCACTGAACCGGCCATGAATAGTGAAGAATGTATCGAAGCGCTTAAGGCAGGTATGCAGGTTGCCAAGTCTCTAAAAGGTAATCTGTTTATTGCAGGTGAGATGGGTATCGGTAATACCTCAGCAGCAAGCTTACTGCTCGCCAAGCTAGAAGATATACCTATTGCCCAGTGTGTTGGCCGTGGTACGGGACTTGATGATGCTGGCTTACAGCACAAAGTTGACGTGCTAAGCCAAGTATTGCAGCGTTATGAGCACGTGACCACGCCACTTGAAGTGTTGGCGGCTGTGGGCGGGCTTGAGATTGCCATGATGGCCGGCGCCTTTATCCAAGCGGCCAGTGACCGACGTATTTTATTAATAGATGGTTTTATTGCCAGCAGTGCGCTACTGGTCGCAGAGCGTTTGGTACCCGGTGTGGCCCAATTTGCGATATTTGCCCATCAGTCGGTAGAGCCTGGCCACAGCAGGATGTTGGCGGCGCTAGATGCTGAGCCCCTACTGGGCTTTGAGTTGCGATTGGGCGAGGGCAGTGGTGCGGCGCTGGCGTATCCTTTATTGCAATCAGCGTGCGCCATTATCAATGAGATGGCAAGCTTTAGTGATGCGGGGATTAGTACGCAAAGTGAGCCAGGTTCACAAGCCAATATAGCTGCAGTTGTGGCCACTAGTGATGGGCAATAA
- the cobS gene encoding adenosylcobinamide-GDP ribazoletransferase: MSVKHEWRLLQVATQFLTRIPVKMDDYQPDWLHQSSRHFSGVGLLVGILCAAVFWAVSLGFPPLVAAIASTTFGIKLTGAFHEDGLADTCDGLGGGLTRERTLTIMKDSRLGTYGTLGLVCALLLKVSLLAAMPVMTAVVALIVAHSASRLLCTSLIVLLPYGGEIEHAKAKPMAQQMTFKQWLASALWLILIGLLLPLLLPQAMHSISLKQWVLAFIFALLGVTHMYRLLKRRLQGYTGDGLGATQQITEIAIYAGLAANFTG; the protein is encoded by the coding sequence ATGTCTGTTAAGCACGAGTGGCGCTTATTACAGGTTGCTACTCAGTTTTTGACCCGTATTCCTGTAAAAATGGATGATTATCAGCCTGACTGGTTACATCAAAGCAGCCGTCATTTTTCGGGTGTCGGGCTATTGGTGGGCATACTTTGCGCCGCTGTGTTTTGGGCAGTGAGCTTGGGGTTTCCCCCTTTGGTAGCAGCCATCGCCAGCACCACCTTTGGCATTAAACTGACGGGCGCTTTTCATGAAGATGGGCTGGCGGATACTTGTGATGGGCTTGGCGGCGGGCTTACTCGAGAACGCACCTTAACCATTATGAAAGACTCTCGTCTTGGTACTTATGGCACCCTAGGCTTGGTGTGTGCTTTGTTATTAAAAGTGAGTCTGCTTGCGGCAATGCCGGTTATGACAGCCGTGGTGGCTTTGATTGTCGCCCACAGTGCCTCGCGCCTGTTGTGTACCTCGCTGATAGTGCTGCTGCCTTATGGCGGTGAAATAGAGCACGCCAAGGCCAAGCCCATGGCGCAGCAAATGACATTTAAGCAGTGGCTGGCAAGTGCGCTGTGGCTGATACTTATTGGTCTGCTACTGCCTTTGTTGCTGCCACAAGCTATGCACAGTATCAGCTTAAAGCAATGGGTGCTGGCATTCATATTTGCCCTACTTGGGGTGACCCATATGTACCGTTTGCTTAAAAGACGCTTGCAAGGCTATACCGGTGATGGCTTAGGAGCCACTCAGCAAATCACTGAGATTGCTATTTATGCTGGTCTAGCGGCCAATTTTACCGGATAG
- a CDS encoding histidine phosphatase family protein, translating into MQLYIWRHPKPKQVQGLCFGQHEVMVDRRKLKRLAHQILRFVRVNQLPKRIWVSPLQRSKQVGEYLAAQGFECHVDAQLLETHFGAWEGRLWSDISKDEIDQWCEHFADFAPPGGESLRQLFERVAAWIEQQKQTQAELNIDVTTHARLNVTHQTVLHQAVLVVGHAGWISSAKFIQQGQQPPTQAAHWPRSVGHGQLSCFKF; encoded by the coding sequence ATGCAATTATACATCTGGCGCCATCCTAAACCAAAGCAGGTGCAAGGGCTGTGCTTTGGTCAACATGAGGTTATGGTTGATAGGCGCAAATTAAAGCGACTGGCGCATCAAATTCTGCGCTTTGTTAGAGTCAATCAATTGCCTAAGCGAATTTGGGTGAGTCCCTTACAGCGCTCCAAGCAAGTGGGTGAGTATTTAGCAGCACAAGGCTTTGAATGTCACGTCGATGCTCAACTGCTCGAGACCCATTTTGGTGCTTGGGAAGGTAGGCTTTGGTCAGACATTAGCAAAGATGAGATTGATCAGTGGTGTGAGCATTTTGCGGATTTTGCACCCCCAGGCGGTGAGAGCCTACGCCAGTTATTTGAGCGAGTGGCGGCTTGGATTGAGCAGCAAAAGCAGACCCAAGCTGAGCTGAATATTGATGTTACTACTCATGCTAGGCTTAATGTCACGCACCAGACAGTCTTGCATCAGGCAGTCTTAGTCGTGGGGCATGCTGGCTGGATTAGTAGCGCAAAATTTATTCAACAAGGTCAACAGCCGCCTACTCAAGCAGCACACTGGCCGCGGTCTGTCGGTCACGGCCAATTGAGCTGTTTTAAGTTTTAA
- a CDS encoding YhgN family NAAT transporter — protein MEIYATALTLFLIMDPLGNIPIFLSVLDKVPEQRRRFIIIRELLIALVLMVLFLFAGGSILHTLGLSTEAVAIGGGLVMMIIAIRMIFPNRGSVMGDEDDVDGEPFIVPLAIPLIAGPSILATLILLTEKNPESIPKALVALLLAWFVSAVILFFSTKLYKVLGNRGLKAIERLMGMILISISVQMLLNGFASFMN, from the coding sequence ATGGAGATTTACGCCACCGCACTAACTTTGTTTTTGATTATGGATCCATTGGGGAATATTCCCATTTTCTTATCGGTACTTGATAAGGTGCCAGAGCAAAGGCGCAGATTTATTATTATCAGAGAGCTACTGATAGCCTTAGTGCTTATGGTCCTGTTTTTATTTGCAGGTGGCAGTATTCTACATACCTTGGGGCTTAGTACTGAAGCGGTTGCTATTGGTGGCGGTTTGGTGATGATGATTATCGCCATTCGTATGATTTTTCCGAACCGTGGTTCAGTCATGGGCGATGAAGATGACGTAGACGGTGAGCCATTTATTGTGCCTTTGGCCATTCCCTTAATTGCTGGGCCTTCTATTTTGGCCACGCTGATTTTATTGACTGAAAAAAACCCAGAGAGTATCCCGAAGGCGTTAGTGGCCCTACTTTTGGCGTGGTTTGTCTCGGCAGTTATCTTGTTCTTTTCAACCAAGCTGTACAAAGTGCTGGGTAATCGTGGTCTAAAAGCCATTGAGCGCTTGATGGGGATGATTCTAATCTCAATTTCGGTACAGATGTTATTAAATGGCTTTGCGTCATTTATGAACTAG
- the hutI gene encoding imidazolonepropionase has product MASSMIKDFPEDFDTLILHANIATFSEQYGFDRALAVANADPSASSKPHSPYGQIIDGALTIKEGKISWIGDSQSALNSTAYHHAIMQPDADDKIIYANRQWLLPGLIDCHTHLVYGGNRSNEFEARLQGVSYKEIADNGGGIVATVTATREADFNTLYAQTERRLQALLTEGVTTIEIKSGYGLDLDTERKMLQVARQLGEDYNITVKTTYLAAHALPTEYKDKENGSDEYINAVCEWLPILHNEGLIDAVDGFVENIGFTTEQMAKVFDVAKSLNLPVKLHAEQLSDMDGSGLVADYNGLSSDHLEYLSEQNVQKMAEHDVVAVLLPGAFYTLKETQLPPMQALYKHNVAIALSTDCNPGTSPLTSLLMTLNMGCTLFAMTPEQALAGITTHAAKALGLDNKGRIEIGLDADLTLWDIERPADLAYQMGLNPLEMTVINGQVKSTNLA; this is encoded by the coding sequence ATGGCATCCTCAATGATTAAAGATTTTCCAGAAGATTTTGATACCCTGATTTTACATGCCAATATTGCCACGTTCTCGGAGCAATATGGTTTTGATAGAGCATTGGCAGTGGCCAACGCTGACCCATCAGCGTCCTCAAAACCGCATAGCCCTTATGGTCAGATCATAGATGGTGCATTGACGATTAAAGAGGGCAAAATCAGCTGGATTGGCGACAGTCAAAGTGCCTTAAACAGCACAGCTTATCATCACGCCATTATGCAGCCCGATGCTGATGACAAAATCATTTATGCCAATCGCCAATGGTTATTGCCTGGTCTTATCGACTGCCATACGCATCTGGTATACGGCGGCAACCGCAGCAATGAATTTGAAGCACGTCTGCAAGGTGTCAGCTACAAAGAAATCGCTGACAATGGCGGCGGTATTGTGGCAACGGTAACCGCTACTCGTGAGGCGGATTTTAATACATTGTACGCCCAAACTGAGCGCCGCTTGCAAGCACTGCTTACTGAAGGTGTGACTACGATTGAAATTAAATCAGGCTATGGCCTTGATTTGGATACTGAGCGTAAAATGCTGCAAGTAGCACGTCAACTGGGTGAAGATTACAACATCACAGTCAAGACCACCTATCTTGCTGCTCACGCCTTACCGACTGAGTATAAAGACAAAGAAAACGGCTCTGATGAGTACATTAATGCGGTGTGTGAGTGGCTGCCTATTTTGCATAACGAGGGCTTAATCGATGCGGTCGATGGCTTTGTTGAAAATATCGGCTTCACCACTGAGCAAATGGCTAAAGTATTTGATGTGGCCAAGTCATTAAACCTACCGGTTAAATTACATGCTGAGCAGCTCAGCGATATGGATGGTAGCGGCTTGGTTGCTGACTATAATGGCTTATCGTCCGACCATCTTGAGTATTTATCTGAACAAAATGTACAGAAGATGGCCGAGCATGACGTGGTGGCAGTGCTGCTACCTGGGGCATTTTATACCCTAAAAGAAACCCAGCTGCCGCCTATGCAGGCGCTATATAAGCACAATGTGGCAATTGCACTCTCAACAGACTGTAACCCAGGGACCTCCCCCTTAACATCGCTACTAATGACTCTTAACATGGGCTGTACCTTGTTTGCTATGACTCCCGAGCAAGCATTAGCAGGGATTACTACGCATGCTGCTAAAGCATTAGGCTTAGACAACAAAGGCCGGATTGAAATCGGTCTAGATGCCGACTTAACCTTATGGGATATCGAACGCCCTGCTGACCTTGCCTATCAAATGGGCCTAAATCCATTAGAGATGACTGTGATAAATGGTCAGGTGAAGTCAACGAACTTGGCTTAA
- the hutG gene encoding formimidoylglutamase, with protein MSTSHPSTDDVNLGAEHIPFDASLWTGRAEPDESQRALYWYQVVVASQAADNSENHSKVTLVGFACDQGVRRNLGRVGARHAPPAIRQAFAKLPITPVLQDTFDKADYGTLLADAGDIVCYDNDTLMPHVLEQTQALYSQQVAKIINQGSLAIGLGGGHAIAYASYMGLWQALNGQSESNSPKESNSPKIGIINFDAHLDIRNAPNGTSGTPFRQIAEHNQAHDQPFYYCAIGISQFSNTAALFDRADELGVTIISDDTCARDSWDTIDKQLKQFIDQVDVLYVTIDMDAFPASIVPGVSAPAAKGISLDFAERCLEVIFTSGKVKMADFAEINPTYDIDGRSCKVTARLLALMIQHHLLLPAT; from the coding sequence ATGTCGACCTCACACCCTAGCACTGATGATGTTAACCTTGGTGCCGAGCATATACCTTTTGATGCCAGCCTATGGACCGGACGTGCTGAGCCAGACGAGTCACAGCGGGCACTATACTGGTATCAAGTCGTGGTTGCCAGTCAAGCAGCCGATAACAGTGAGAATCACTCAAAAGTAACCTTAGTCGGTTTTGCTTGCGATCAAGGCGTGCGCCGTAATTTAGGCCGTGTCGGTGCTCGCCATGCGCCGCCTGCCATTCGTCAAGCGTTTGCTAAGCTGCCTATCACGCCTGTGCTGCAAGACACGTTTGACAAGGCTGACTATGGTACATTACTGGCTGATGCTGGTGACATTGTCTGTTACGACAATGACACTTTAATGCCTCATGTGCTTGAGCAAACGCAAGCCCTGTATAGCCAGCAGGTTGCCAAGATTATCAATCAAGGCAGCCTAGCCATAGGTTTAGGTGGAGGGCACGCCATTGCTTATGCCAGTTATATGGGATTATGGCAGGCATTAAATGGTCAGTCTGAGTCAAATAGCCCTAAAGAATCAAATAGCCCTAAGATTGGTATTATTAACTTCGATGCGCATTTAGATATTCGCAATGCACCAAACGGCACCTCTGGTACACCGTTTCGCCAAATTGCCGAGCACAATCAAGCACATGATCAGCCCTTTTATTACTGCGCTATTGGTATTAGTCAGTTCTCTAATACCGCGGCTTTATTTGACAGAGCCGATGAGCTTGGCGTCACCATTATTAGTGACGACACCTGTGCGCGAGACAGTTGGGATACGATTGATAAGCAGCTTAAGCAGTTTATCGATCAAGTAGATGTGCTATACGTCACCATTGATATGGACGCCTTCCCCGCCAGCATTGTGCCTGGCGTGAGCGCCCCTGCGGCCAAAGGCATCTCTCTTGACTTTGCCGAACGCTGTCTTGAGGTTATATTTACAAGCGGTAAAGTAAAAATGGCTGATTTTGCTGAAATAAACCCCACTTATGACATTGATGGTCGCAGCTGTAAAGTAACAGCACGTCTGTTGGCGCTGATGATTCAACATCATTTGTTATTGCCTGCCACTTAA
- the hutH gene encoding histidine ammonia-lyase, which yields MPSTQTLSLIPRKLTFAQLRQVYDSPVQVSLDDSAYKDIDASHDCVKEIIARDKSAYGINTGFGLLAKTRISDDQLGLLQYNLIVSHSVGTGERLEDGVVRLIMVMKVASLAQGFSGVRREVIDGLIGLINHDIIPHIPAKGSVGASGDLAPLSHMTLTLLGQGTCYINGKEMSAKDALAQAGLEPVTLAAKEGLALINGTQVSTALTLRGYFLARDLVATATVVGALSVDAARGSDSPFDARIHEVRGHHGQIQVAKAHRRLIAGSEIRASHTENDDRVQDPYCLRCQPQVVGACLDIINQAGNTLLIEANAVTDNPLIFRNEDGPVAISGGNFHAEPVAFAADTLALAIAEIGSMSERRVALLIDATLNGGLPPFLVDNPGVNSGFMIAHVTAAALASENKSLAHPASVDSIPTSANQEDHVSMATFAGRRLYDMAQNTATIVGIELLAAGQGIDFHKGLQTSELLTKAYQLLREKVSFYDKDRYLAPDIEAAKQLVLSAALNTHWSELRADWFLQD from the coding sequence ATGCCCTCCACTCAAACCCTAAGCCTCATCCCGCGCAAGCTTACCTTCGCTCAGCTGCGCCAGGTTTATGATTCACCGGTACAAGTCAGTCTTGATGACAGTGCATACAAAGACATAGATGCCTCGCATGATTGCGTCAAAGAAATCATTGCCCGTGACAAGAGTGCTTATGGTATCAATACCGGCTTTGGACTGCTGGCCAAAACGCGTATCAGTGATGATCAATTGGGCTTATTGCAATACAACTTGATTGTGTCGCACTCTGTCGGCACCGGTGAGCGCTTAGAAGATGGTGTGGTACGTCTGATTATGGTCATGAAAGTGGCCAGCCTTGCCCAAGGCTTCTCTGGCGTGCGCCGTGAGGTGATTGATGGTTTAATCGGGCTGATTAATCACGATATTATTCCGCATATTCCTGCCAAAGGCTCAGTGGGCGCGTCAGGCGATTTAGCCCCGTTATCACACATGACCCTGACACTGCTAGGTCAAGGAACGTGTTATATCAATGGCAAAGAGATGTCTGCTAAAGACGCACTGGCACAAGCAGGCCTTGAGCCTGTCACGTTAGCAGCCAAAGAGGGCTTGGCCCTAATTAACGGTACCCAAGTATCGACTGCGCTGACCTTGCGTGGTTATTTCTTGGCCCGTGACTTAGTGGCAACAGCCACTGTGGTTGGGGCATTATCGGTCGATGCTGCGCGTGGCTCTGATTCACCCTTTGATGCCCGTATCCATGAGGTGCGTGGCCACCACGGCCAAATCCAGGTTGCCAAAGCACACCGCCGCTTAATCGCTGGCAGTGAAATTCGTGCCTCACATACCGAGAATGACGACCGTGTACAAGACCCTTATTGTCTGCGCTGCCAACCTCAAGTGGTTGGTGCGTGTCTAGATATTATTAATCAAGCAGGCAATACCCTACTTATCGAAGCCAATGCGGTCACCGATAACCCCCTAATATTTAGAAATGAAGATGGGCCAGTTGCCATTTCAGGCGGTAACTTCCACGCCGAACCAGTTGCTTTTGCCGCAGATACCTTAGCGCTTGCTATCGCTGAGATTGGCTCAATGTCTGAGCGCCGTGTGGCACTATTGATCGATGCCACACTAAATGGTGGCCTGCCGCCTTTCTTAGTCGATAACCCAGGCGTCAACTCAGGCTTTATGATTGCGCATGTGACCGCAGCTGCACTGGCCTCAGAGAACAAATCTTTGGCCCATCCTGCCAGCGTCGACAGCATTCCGACCTCTGCCAACCAAGAAGACCATGTGTCTATGGCCACCTTTGCTGGTCGCCGTCTATATGACATGGCACAAAATACCGCCACCATCGTCGGCATCGAGCTGTTGGCCGCTGGACAAGGGATTGATTTTCATAAAGGGCTGCAAACCTCAGAGCTGTTGACCAAAGCATATCAGCTGCTGCGTGAAAAAGTAAGCTTTTATGACAAAGACCGCTATCTTGCCCCTGATATCGAAGCGGCCAAACAACTGGTGTTGTCTGCTGCGCTCAATACGCACTGGTCTGAGCTGCGAGCTGACTGGTTTTTGCAAGACTAA